The DNA region TAGGCCCTAAAAGACCTATTTCAAGATACatactactcaaaatgtcaaaagtcaaagataaagaaagaattctaaaaccatgaagagaaaagtgatttctCACAAGAGATCCTCAGTAAGGCTgttgacttctcatcagaaatcatggaggcaagaagtagTGATATGACGTATTTAAAGTACTTAAGGCCCACAGGGGAAGGAACCAAATAAAAGTGGCAAAGTGGTGTGCATTCAATCACTACAATTACTGTTGGCTTGACTCCCTAAGtacaaaatggacttttctggagtgacACACCTTTCTGGAATGACCCCATCTTGCTCCCCAGGGTAGGTAAGCTAACAGGGAAGAAACTGGAGGGAGGAAAGCCttacagagaggaaaaaagtGGGTAGGGGAGTTTAAACTAAACCAGTTTAAGACTGGAGGATCCCACAACTGAAAATTATAAGGAAAATGGAGCACTCAGGGgtagaatttaaataaatcataggagTTGAGGAGAAAATTCTACACAAAAACAAGAGAATAGATCAAGGtgcctgcagcagtttgatatggctatgaattccaaaaatagatatcggattatgtttgtaatctgatctgtagctgggcctgattgagttatgattaggactttaacTGGGCAgtgtcattagggcatggagtccctgccccttggtgggtggggattcacagataaaagaaatggcaaagaacagagttaagggtttctgatgttggagtttgatgctgaagacttaagctggagcactgggaattaagctcacagaggagagaagctagccccagaaagaaaggaacattgaatccaaagaaaagcaagccccaggaacgtggcaccccaggaagcctgaaccctcgcagatgtcggcagccatcttgttccaaacagactttggtgagggaagtaacttatggtttatggccttgtatctgtaagctcccactccaaataaataccctttataaaaaccaaccatttctggtatttttgcatcagcacccctttggctgactaattacagaatttggtaccgaggagtggggaagtgcttttgcaattgccaaaatgctggaatggttttataaatggataaggtgtgacaatcaccccaacactcttggagggacaTTTCTGGAGCTTGGTGGACACATAGATGtttgatgaaggtggaaccaagaaaatggctgttgggcaagccagtggaaagggtgggtccccatattgcctcaaggagaagaaaccatcttcttaagaatgactctgggggggtggggggtatatagggacttcatatttttttaatgtaaccttaaaaaaacaaagacaaaataaataaataaataaataaaaaataaaaataaatttgaaatcaaatggaggatgccctgcaggtttactgaactgtagaggaacCCCAGCCTCATGTTTCTGTTCCAATTTCCCCTTACTGCAATgagaatgtttatcctttgtccgtccatttgtgtattggaagcagatgaattgttttgtaagtttcagaggtccaAGACAACCTGTatatctttaaattgattgtgcaatatgatttagtacttgcattgttactgatttaagttttttttaaatattgtagtctctttttggaattcagagggtggagtgtagcagttggatatggttataaattccaaaaaatagatattagattatgtttgtaatctgatcagtacctgggcatgactgagttatgattagggctttaattgggccatgtcattagggcatggagtccctgccccttggtgggtgggaattcacagataaaaggcatggcaaaggacagagttgagggtttctgatgttagagtttttatgttggagtatgatgctaaagacttaagctgaagccccaggaattgagctcacagaggaaagagaagctagcctCAGGAAGAGAAGAACATTGAACCCAAAGAAAAGCTAGTCCAGGAATATAGGAACCCagcaagcctgaaccctcacagacatcggcagcatcttgctccaaatagactttggtgagggaagtaccttatgctttctggcctggtatctgtaaactcccacCCCatataaaaaccctttataaaaaccaaccaattcctggtttttgcatcagcacccctttcactgactaatacagtgcccaaagaaggaacagagaaaagcaAGCTTTTTCCTGGAGATGAAGCAATTACACAAAAAGTATAACCTTAAAAACTGTACTGCATATCCAGGTCAAGAATAAAAtgaagaactgagaaaatctgatcagttaaactCAGGCTTTTCaaaaggtccagaataagttgaaccTTAACAAAGTAAGATGAGCCTTAATACAataagaagagccttaacacaaagccaatcaacaataaaaccctacaCAAGACAGAAAAAGTGACCTTCAGAGTTAAagcatcaagataatcagatacctagatatcaataaaaaattacaagacatacaaagagaccgggggaagtggacttggcccagtggttagggcatccgtctaccacatgggaggtccgtggttcaaaccccgggcctccttgacccatgtgcagctggcccatgcacagtgttggtgtgctcaaggagtgccgagccacacaggggtgtcccccacagaggggagccccacgcacaaggagtgcgccccgtaaggagagccacccagcaaaaaagaaaaagttcagcctgcccaggaatgtcaccgaccacacagagagctgacacaacaagatgatgcaaaaaaaagaaacacagatacccgtgctgctgacaacaacagaagcggacaaagaagaacacgcagcaaatagacacagagaacaggcaactggggtggggggctgggggggaaggaagagaaataaataaatctttaaaaaaaaaaaaaagaaacctgaagATACATCTAAGTAaatggaacaaattaaaaactcagaaggagaaacagaatttgaaacaattcagaaaagaagttaaaacataactcttaaatcaattcatggagataaaggaaaatatgactgaagagataaagtacattaagaagacaatgagggaagcggacttggcccagtagataggatgtctactacatgggaggtccgcggttcaaaccccaggcctccttgacctgtgtggagctggcccatgtgcagtgctgatgcataaaaggagtaccatgccacgcagggggtgccgcccgcccctcccccgcataggggagacccacgcgcaaggagtgcacccggtaaggagagccaccctgtgcgaaaaagaaagtgcagcctgcccaagaatgacaccgcacacacggagagttgacacaacaagatgacgcaacaaaaagaaacacagattcccgtgccgcggacaaagaagacgcagcaaatagacacagagaacagacaaccagggtgggggcggggaggggagagaaataaataaataaatctttaaaaaaaacataaaaaagaacttgaaaatataaaaagaaaccaaaaagaatgggatgaaaggcacaatagaagagattaaaaatatgctaGATTTCAAAAAAGTTCTGGGCAAACTAGGAATGGGTATGCATTTCCTTCATCTCACAAGAAGCAACCAGTAAACAtttcaagcaaaaacaacaaataaggGCAAAGTTTTAGAgtggttctctttttttttatttcttattttttattaactactttatttcaaattcacaaaataacAGAACAGAAAATGGCAGCTAAACAAGTAATGGAAACTttcctcctaaaaagttctttatcAAGAACTTAAatttcatctaattccaactgttaattcagttgttcctctagtgttcagaaagatacaaacatgaacacagattagttaaatgatatGGCCAAGGTCtccttatttgaaaaacaaaaggtgAGAAAAAGTGCTTACTATAagtattcatatctcacaaaaccaaatacCATATTCTTTTTTACCTTTATAATTGAtataccaactttgcttttgctacaattaccttgttgttaactatagtccatacatTAAATTAGTtacattttcccatgtatcacattTTTAACACCCTATGGTAGAACACtcctgtatttatatatatatttttttaaagatttatttatttatttaattcccccccctcccccggttgtctgttctctgtgtctatttgctgcgtcttgtttctttgtccgcttctgttgtcgtcagcgcttctgttgtcgtcagcgcttctgttgccgtcagcgggaagggaagtgtgggcggcgccattcctgggcaggctgcactttctttcgcgctgagcggctctccttatggggcgcactccttgcacgtggggcgcactccttgcacatggggcgcactccttgcacgtggggctcccctacgcaggggacacccctgtgtgtcagggcactccttgcgcgcatcagcactgtgcatgggccagctccacacgggtcaaggaggcccggggtttgaaccgcggacctcccatgtggtagatggacgtcctaaccactgggcaagtccatttccctgtatttatattattaaccgcaatcctcatctacttccaaaatcattgttttACTTTCCCAGTATTATCCTCCAACTAACAAGCTTCCAGAACTTTTTGAAATCATAACTGGGTAGAGGATTTTGCTTACTATTTTAGTTGTAAATGTTGAATCTGTGTTATCTGTTGGTTTGAGACCAAGTTTGTACTAGttttcacaaaataatttaaataactttcttttcttaGCCTCTTGAAAAGTTTGCATGAACTAGGTGTCATGATGGTATGAGCCCTCATTACCTATTTTTGCATCATTTATCCTAGACAAGAACTTTAATTATTGTTTACTAGGTAAATAATGCTTGTGATGTTCCAAAACACAGGTTTCTTgatatctttaattaaatttttaaaagatacttagattacataaaatgttacataaaaaatataaggaattcccatatgccccactccccacacctcccacttttccccacattaacaacttctttcattagtgtggtccattcattgcaagtaatgaatacattttggagcactgctacatagcatggattatagtttccattgtacttcatactctctcccactccattctgtaggttatgacagtatatataatgtcctatatatctgtctttgcaatgtcattcaggacaattccaagtcctgaaaatgtccccacattacaTGTCTTTTTcattctccctgccttcagcaactccagtggccattgtctccatatcaatgatacaaccTCTTCccttactagaatcacaataagtctagagtagaaaatcagtaagtctactctagtccatattttattcctcaatcatgaggattctgggatggtgatgcccactccacctctaattaagaggggactttgatcccacatggctgatggatgggcctctcacttgcagttgtagactctctcggttccttggtgtggcagttgtccatcctcacctccttgtgagttgtcctgggtgagtccaatgaactggagaataggtgttgcaactctactgaagcccagggcccagctggcacatggacagcccagagattcaagtctcttggacatacaactaccaactccagcaccaactataggttcaataaaagggacagaagaggcatgtgtaggtaagtcacatctgagtccaactctgtcacaccaggagcacaaactccaaagtagggcccactggcaaggcaccaaactctggagctaactgccatgaccataggacctgggtctCTCCAgcaccctcaggagccctactatttggggtagtatctactttggctgtctattttagccatataaactcatttgtctttaccatttccccttttattcaaggtctttttccagttgcatcaccagtcagtattggtactaatccctcagtaccaggaaggctcattcccgggagtcatgtcccacactggagggaaggtaatgcatttatatgctgagtttggcttagagagtggccacatttgagaaacatggaggctctcaggaggtaacttttaggcatccTACAACATTAGGCTaatttgcaatttcaagagcaaaaggctcataagcatatcAGCAATTCTTGATATCTTTACCACTAGGAACGTGAGCATTAACAAATCATGACATAGTGGTGTACACTGgccctctttttttgttgttgttattttatcattttacttgATAATCAGCTATTAGTTTTCATCCACATTGTCTGTCTGTAGGTTTTTCAAAGTGGTGACAGGTACATAGATAACCAATATATAGAGCTTGTTTGGGGAATCTTCATCCTCATTACATTTTCTGGACAACCGTACATGGATATGATATGGGACATTCCTTATCCCTTTGGCCCAGACAGTCTTGTTCAGCTTTGTGTCAATGCGCACATCTGGCGTTCCCATCTTCTTCATGGCAAATATCCAGATCGCTTTGAGGGCCCAAGGGGCACGTTTCTTGAAGCACGTTCCATGGATGCGCTTGTGAATGTTGATGGTGTATACCCTGGTCACCACGTCATTGATGGCAGAACAGCCCTTTTTCTTCTCGCCACCCTTCTTAGCAGGAGCCATTCTATGTCGACCaagtcataaaagaaaaaagctcTTTGGCCCTCTTGATACTGTTCTGCTACTATGCTGTGTGGCCTTGCTGGTGAAGGGGACAAAAGATCTGTTTGAGATCTTGGTACAGCTAAAAGCCAgacttggggaagtggacttggcccaatggatagggcgtccgcctaccacatgggaggtccgcagttcaacccgggcctcctcgacccatgtggagctggcccatgtgcagtgctgatgcgcacaaggagtgccctgccacgcaggagtgtccctcgcgtaggggagccccacgcacaagaagcgcgccccgtaaggagagctgcccagcacaaaagaaagtgcagcctgcccaaatggtgccacacacacggagagctgacacaacaagattacgcaacaaaaagaaacacagattcccaggacgctgataaggacagaggcagtcacagaagaacacacagcgagtgtacacagagagcagacaactgggggggaggggaagaaggggagagaaataaataaaaaataataaaataaaagccagacTTGGAAGGGACTTCTCTTCCTATTGTTGAAGTTGGACTCCCCTGGCCTTTTTGGGAGACCTAAGGGAACCCTGAGTCTTACGGCCAGTGAGTCCTTCATGCAGTACCTCTTGGGTCAGTGCTGTTGGAGGGATTTTGCCCTGTGATATGTCACAGAGCAAGCACTAGGTCTTGCTTAAAGTgagataaattttaatttaattccaatTTGGTTGAAAacttcctaaggaaaaaaaaattcagtgtacTTGTTTAGCATAATTCAATGGaagtttaagatttttaattgcATAAGAAGATGGTAAACACAGTTATAGCACTGAGTTTGTGTGAAACTATTCTCATCTTATTTTGATTTCCTTGTCTAGTCCAAGACCTGAAACCATTTTTTCTGGCGTGTAGAGGAAATTAAGTCTTTCTATACAAAACGCGTTTTTCCCCAAAATGAGCCTCATACCATTAAACACATACATATTTTACTGAGGAAAGAgtgaaatttcctttttaatttcttaccACTGTTATATATTCAGTCATTGTCTTGAGCCCTGTCTGAAATTCCTGCTATTTTATGTTTTGCATATGATCTTGTCTACAAAGGAGACAAGAGAGATGGGGGACATTACTACGGACTCCACgcaaataaaaaggatcataagaggatactatgaataactgcataccaacaaattagactacttaaatgaaatggacaagtccctagaaacacatgaagaacctacactgactttaaaagaaataaaagatctcaacagaccaattacaagagaTTGAATaggtaatcaaaaacctcccaacaggctatcactgagggcaccaaggtggaagggaaaatggacgttaaatgtgtggaaccaaagtaaatggggggtaagagaggagtttcttgagagtacacaaggatggatataaaacatgtaatattacaccataacatataggagatgacagactgataatgtaaaccataatgtaaaacataggataactaaaaatgtaaagaactgtgtatcctaaagtatgcaccataatgtaaacacagatgtcaccttgttagaaagctaatgtctcagactctgtacatcactttaagtaaatatgatatgaatagagcgtaagaatatcactgtggaagggaaaaggttttctggtggatgtgtgggagtgctgtatattatatatatgcattgctgtggtctaggactcctgtgaagaaaagctgaataattagggggggggggggggggaaagaaaaaaaaagaaaaaaataggatgtggaattttttcaagtcaacattctttatctaagttctttatctaactttatccaagttctttatctatcctttaaactcatcgctatatgccattccctagtaagggaccataacattatattgggcttcaaatttcggggagttctggatcacagagtgtttcaacaatggcaatggagggatactggtaggggataccaatgacaggtgatatatgactgacagggagctgtacagaacatatgtccagggtgcatggtaatgtttggatatactcatagtggcaacaattaaaaaccacagtagggggggtactgggttcctggccagtggtgctctgtcgtggtccctaggggagcagcgacagtctcccaggtacagtggtggggaccgggagggagtgagggttcaacagtgagcccctgatactaatgactatgcttgtgagctgataaacccaaaataataacaaggcctagagcaactttgtgcctgggaatttccttctgtcagccttcatgttactcaaatgtggccagtctcgaagccaaactcagcatgtaaatgcaatgccttccccccagcgtgggacatgacacccggggatgagcctccctggcaacgagggaccactatcaactaccaactgatgatgcaactggaaaatgaccttatacggaaggttcaatgcggatcagcagaatatccatgtcaacataaaataccatgactttaaaatgctgtttgacctaaagtaagggggaaatggaaaggagaaatgagtttatatggctacgagtttctaaaaaagagtctggaggctggcagaaggtttgccctcatgcacaactgagcagagtcagagagacagataaagcagatacaacccccagatattggttcctttgagggctaaagagacccatgggagttatggtcatggccgatggggttaactaccaggtcagatggcccctctttggaaatggtgtttatgtgtgatgaatctggactcagatgggatctcccttcataagactttcatgctaatgtgctggaggtgcagttaatgttggggtttaagatatatttaggggatttgaatctctggactgacaatgtgataaccagatcctgagcctcaacagactccagcacctacaatctgatttattggacttaccacactcagctaagatggaggtgaagaaggacaaccaccacaccatggagcctagagtgattacaactgaaaatgggaggattgcatccagcatccaggtggaatctgagcctcctcttgacataaaggtgcaatggacacaaccaatccagtgtccacatagaagaggtggcattggattgggaaaagtggacataatggacaaagagtatggggaaaggcaggaagagatgagaggtggaggcatcttcgggacatggagctgccctggatggtgcttcagaggtaatcaccggacattgtaaatcctcacagggcctacatgatggaatagaggagagtatgggccatgatgtgaaccaatgtatatgaggtgcagaggtgcccaaagatgtacttaccaaatccaatggatgtgtcatgatgatgggaacgagtgttgttgggggggggggagagggggggtgggggggtggggttgaatgggacctcacatatatatttttaatgtaatattattacaaagtcaataaaaaataaaaaaattaaaaaaaaaaaaaaaaaaaaaaaaaaaaaaaacctcccaacaaagaaattcccaagaccagatggctccATAGGTGAATTAGGCCAAACATTcgaagaagaattaacaccaatcctgctcaactATATCTAAAAAGTTGAAcaagagggaacattacctaactcattctatgagtgaattaccctaaaaccaaaaccagataaatatacaagaaaaaaaaattacagaccaatttctcttgtgaatatagatacaaaaaccctcaaaaaatacatg from Dasypus novemcinctus isolate mDasNov1 chromosome 3, mDasNov1.1.hap2, whole genome shotgun sequence includes:
- the LOC105747352 gene encoding large ribosomal subunit protein eL31-like, with amino-acid sequence MAPAKKGGEKKKGCSAINDVVTRVYTINIHKRIHGTCFKKRAPWALKAIWIFAMKKMGTPDVRIDTKLNKTVWAKGIRNVPYHIHVRLSRKCNEDEDSPNKLYILVIYVPVTTLKNLQTDNVDEN